The nucleotide sequence GCCGTTGGCGTGGCCAGCGGCTTCCTGCCGGCGTTATCCGCCAGTTCCCTCGATCCCGTGGAGGCGCTGCGTTATGAATAAGATGAAGCGCCCATTAAGCATACCAAAACACAGGAAAATTATGACTTCTGGGTTTAGAGTCTTTTCGTGTGTTTCGTGGGCAAAAAATAGCATCGGAGTGGCTTCATGATCTTTTGGGAAATTATCTGTCTCTCGTTTTCGTCGCTGAAGGCGAACAAGCTGCGCTCGGCGTTGACCATGATCGGCATCGCCGTGGGCATCTTCACCGTGATCGGCGTGATGACTGCCGTGAGTGGCGTGCAGTCCAAGATTGAGGATGGTTTGAACGTGCTCGGCGCGAACAGTTTTCAGGTCTCGAAGTATCCACCAATCAACTTCAGTGATCCCCGCGAGCGTTTCGCCAACCGCCGGAATGTCGATTACCGGCAGGCCCTGCGTTTTAAGGAGCTCATGCAGTATGATGCCCGCGTGAGTCTGATCATCCAGCGCGGCGGTCGGCGGGTGTTTCACGGTCAGGAGAACACCAATCCCAATGTCGGGTTGATCGGCACGGACGAAAATTATCTCACCAGCTTCAATTACGAAGTGGGCGCGGGTCGTCCGATCTCGGCCGACGACGTGAATCTGGTGCGCTCGATTTGTTTGATCGGCGAAGATATCCGCACGCGACTGTTCCGGGACAAAAATCCCATTGGGGAGCAGATCCGGATCGACGGCGCATCGCTCACGATTGTGGGCGTGTTGGAGGCCAAGGGGTCTTCCTTCGGCCAGAGCCAGGATAACATCGTGATCACGCCGATCTCGAAGTGGTTCAACCTCTACGGCCGGGCGAACCGTTCCATCGGGATCAATGTGCAGGCGCCTTCGGCGGAGACGTTGGAGGAAGTGCAGGAAACCGGCATTGGCATGATGCGGATTGCGCGCGGCCTCCTGCCGGAAGATCCGAATGACTTTGAGACGTTCACAAACGATTCCCTCATCGAGACCTTCAACAAGGTCCTCGGCACGGTCGCCATTGGCGCGTTCGTGATCAGCGCCATCGCGTTGTTGGCCGCCGGGGTGGGCGTGATGAACATCATGCTCGTGAGCGTCACGGAACGCACCCGCGAGATCGGAGTGCGCAAAAGTCTCGGTGCGCGAAAGCTCAACATCCTCACGCAGTTCCTGCTCGAAGCGGTGGCGTTGTCGCTCTTCGGCGGTGTGATCGGGGTGTTGCTGGGCGTGGCCGGGGGCAACCTGGCCGGTCAGTTGCTCAGCGCCGACGTGGTATTTCCGGTCGGCTGGGCGACCGCCGGCATGGTGGTGTGCAGCGGCATCGGCATCATCTTCGGCCTCTATCCGGCCTGGAAGGCCGCTTCGCTCGATCCCATCGAAGCGTTACGCTACGAGTGATCGGGTTTTCGAATTTGGATTCTTGAGTGTTGAATCCATCTCGCAGGAAAAGCGCGAGCAAGCTCGCGGCCTACCTTTGAGGCGTCAAAAGGGTTCGTGTAGGCTGCCCGCTTGCGGGCGCTGCGATCGTCGAGAATCCCGAATCAAAATTCAAAAATACGCTCAGTTGCCGCGGCGGATTTCGGAGCCGTTGAATTTGACCGTGATGCGGAAGACCTTCTTCACGCGGCAGGTGATGTGGCCGGTTTGCAGGTCCACTTTTTCCGGCACTTCAATGCGATGCAGGTCGACAACCGCGTGGTAGCCGCGTTCGGAAAACACGTCGATGAGGATGGCCAGCGCGAGGGGATGATGGAGGAGCTCGGCTTCGGTATTGATGTGCGAGCTACCGGAAATCGCGTGGCGTGACACGATCTCCATGATCTTGTTTTCCACGAAGCCGACGACCTCGGTGAAGAGTTCGCGGTGTTCGAATTGGTAACCATCGAGGCGCTTCACCAACTCCTGGCGGGCGTGGACGATCAGTTCACTGGCGACGGGGATATGACGCAGCGTGTCATGGGTCGCCGGGTCGAGCTCGAGGGTGCTCTGGTATTGGAGCTCCTTAACGATGTTGGCCTCGACCTCTTTGATGGAACCCTGCGCGTTGACGAAGTGGTAGTGGAAGATCGACTTGAGGGATTGGAGGGCGTCCCAGGTTTTTTCTTTGAAAACGTGGTAACGGCGGCGGGCGAGTCCCTCGTCGTAGTCGGTCGGACGTT is from Synoicihabitans lomoniglobus and encodes:
- a CDS encoding ABC transporter permease, with translation MIFWEIICLSFSSLKANKLRSALTMIGIAVGIFTVIGVMTAVSGVQSKIEDGLNVLGANSFQVSKYPPINFSDPRERFANRRNVDYRQALRFKELMQYDARVSLIIQRGGRRVFHGQENTNPNVGLIGTDENYLTSFNYEVGAGRPISADDVNLVRSICLIGEDIRTRLFRDKNPIGEQIRIDGASLTIVGVLEAKGSSFGQSQDNIVITPISKWFNLYGRANRSIGINVQAPSAETLEEVQETGIGMMRIARGLLPEDPNDFETFTNDSLIETFNKVLGTVAIGAFVISAIALLAAGVGVMNIMLVSVTERTREIGVRKSLGARKLNILTQFLLEAVALSLFGGVIGVLLGVAGGNLAGQLLSADVVFPVGWATAGMVVCSGIGIIFGLYPAWKAASLDPIEALRYE